The following coding sequences lie in one Oryza brachyantha chromosome 10, ObraRS2, whole genome shotgun sequence genomic window:
- the LOC102720461 gene encoding vacuolar-sorting receptor 3-like: MRGAGVLLPLLAAVALIAAVVEARFVVEKNSLMVTSPTSLRGRHDSAIGNFGVPQYGGSMAGTVVYPKENADACDAFDGDRHFRAKPGALPNFLLIDRGNCLFAKKVWNAQNAGASAVLVVDDKDEPLITMDLPREDDEAAKYIQNITIPSALIDKKFGEQLKKSIKDGEMVNVNLDWREAVPHPDDRVEYELWTNSNDECGPKCDMLMNFLKEFKGAAQLLEKGGYSQFTPHYITWYCPQAFVVSKQCKSQCINHGRYCAPDPEQDFSTGYEGKDVVVENLRQLCVFKVANESKKPWIWWDYVTDFHIRCPMKDKKYNKKCAETVIKSLGIDVKKVDKCMGDPNADSDHPLLKMEQDAQIGKGSRGDVTILPTLVVNNRQYRGKLERKAVLKAICAGFEETTEPNVCLSDEIETNECLNDNGGCWQDKAANVTACRDTFRGRVCECPTFNGVQFKGDGYSNCEPAGPGKCLINHGGCWHETRNGKTFSACQESGNGKCQCPAGFHGDGVKKCEDIDECKQRKACQCPECSCRNTWGDYECTCSGDLLYIKEHDTCISKTAVQAKAAWAAVWGILIVLVVVAAGSYVVYKYRLRSYMDSEIRAIMAQYMPLDSQGEVPNHTQDEEHH; encoded by the exons ATGCGGGGGGCGGGGGtactgctgccgctgctggcAGCTGTGGCGCTCATCGCCGCGGTGGTGGAGGCGCGGTTCGTGGTGGAGAAGAACAGCCTGATGGtgacgtcgccgacgtcgctgCGCGGGAGGCACGACAGCGCCATCGGCAACTTCGGCGTCCCGCAGTACGGCGGGAGCATGGCCGGCACCGTCGTGTACCCCAAGGAAAACGCCGACGCCTGCGACGCCTTCGACGGGGACCGCCACTTCCGCGCCAAGCCCGGCGCGCTGCCCAACTTCCTCCTCATCGACCGCGGGA ATTGCCTATTTGCTAAGAAGGTTTGGAATGCACAAAATGCTGGTGCATCAGCGGTCCTTGTGGTCGATGATAAGGATGAGCCACTGATTACTATGGACTTACCTCGGGAAGATGATGAGGCTGCAAAGTATATACAGAATATAACCATTCCTTCTGCTctaattgataaaaaattcgGTGAACAATTGAAAAAGTCTATTAAAGATGGTGAAATGGTAAATGTGAATCTGGACTGGAGGGAGGCTGTTCCACACCCTGATGATCGTGTTGAATATGAGTTGTGGACAAACAGCAATGATGAATGCGGACCTAAATGTGATATGTTGATGAATTTCCTCAAGGAATTTAAAGGAGCAGCTCAACTACTTGAGAAAGGTGGTTATAGTCAGTTCACACCTCATTATATCACCTGGTACTGTCCTCAAGCATTTGTTGTCAGTAAGCAATGCAAGTCCCAGTGTATAAACCATGGAAGGTACTGTGCACCTGATCCAGAACAGGATTTCAGCACTGGTTACGAAGGAAAAGATGTTGTGGTAGAGAATTTGAGACAGCTTTGTGTATTTAAAGTTGCAAATGAGAGCAAAAAACCATGGATCTGGTGGGATTATGTGACTGATTTTCACATAAGATGCCCAATGAAGGACAAAAAGTATAACAAGAAATGTGCAGAAACAGTCATCAAATCACTAg GTATTGATGTAAAGAAGGTAGACAAATGCATGGGAGATCCAAACGCTGATTCTGATCACCCCTTGCTTAAAATGGAGCAGGATGCACAG ATTGGGAAAGGTTCGAGAGGAGATGTTACTATATTGCCTACTCTTGTTGTGAACAACCGTCAATACCGAG GTAAGCTTGAAAGGAAAGCTGTCCTCAAAGCTATCTGTGCTGGATTTGAGGAAACTACTGAGCCAAATGTTTGTCTTAGTGATG AAATAGAAACTAATGAGTGCCTGAATGACAACGGGGGTTGCTGGCAAGACAAAGCTGCTAATGTAACAGCTTGCAGG GACACGTTCCGTGGCAGAGTGTGTGAATGCCCTACTTTCAATGGTGTACAGTTTAAAGGCGATGGCTACAGCAACTGTGAAC CTGCTGGACCAGGAAAGTGCTTGATAAATCATGGTGGTTGTTGGCATGAAACTCGCAATGGCAAAACATTTTCTGCTTGCCAG gAATCAGGAAATGGGAAATGCCAGTGTCCAGCTGGTTTCCATGGGGATGGTGTTAAAAAATGTGAAG ACATTGATGAGTGCAAGCAGAGAAAAGCTTGTCAGTGTCCAGAATGCAGCTGCAGAAATACATGGGGTGACTATGAATGTACTTGCAGTGGAGACCTGTTATACATCAAAGAGCATGATACTTGCATAA GTAAGACAGCAGTTCAGGCTAAAGCTGCGTGGGCTGCAGTCTGGGGAATCTTGATAGTCTTGGTAGTCGTGGCTGCAGGAAGTTATGTTGTATACAAATACAGGCTAAGG TCATACATGGACTCTGAGATCAGAGCTATCATGGCACAGTACATGCCACTTGACAGTCAAGGGGAGGTGCCAAATCATACACAGGACGAAGAACACCATTAA